One genomic region from Jilunia laotingensis encodes:
- a CDS encoding DNA-3-methyladenine glycosylase I — protein sequence MQDIIDGRCGWCGTDELYVKYHDQEWGKLVTDDKILFEFLVLESAQAGLSWITILKKREGYRKAFCNFDAESVAQMTDEDVERLMHFEGIVKNRLKIKSTITNARQFLAVQKEFGSFYDYTLSFFPDRKPIINTFRSMSEIPVSSPESDAMSKDMKKRGFKFFGTTICYAHLQASGFINDHLTDCICRKR from the coding sequence ATGCAAGATATAATAGACGGACGCTGCGGTTGGTGCGGGACAGACGAACTGTATGTGAAATACCATGATCAAGAGTGGGGGAAGTTGGTGACGGATGATAAGATACTGTTCGAGTTTCTTGTACTGGAGAGTGCCCAAGCCGGGTTGAGTTGGATTACCATCCTTAAAAAGCGTGAAGGGTATCGCAAAGCCTTTTGTAATTTCGATGCCGAGTCGGTGGCACAGATGACCGATGAAGACGTTGAACGGTTGATGCATTTTGAGGGTATTGTGAAAAACCGCCTGAAAATCAAATCGACAATCACAAACGCAAGGCAATTCCTTGCCGTACAAAAGGAGTTCGGCAGTTTTTATGACTACACGCTTTCCTTCTTCCCTGATCGCAAACCGATTATCAACACTTTTCGGTCAATGAGCGAGATTCCGGTGTCCTCTCCCGAGTCCGATGCCATGAGCAAAGATATGAAGAAGCGGGGATTTAAGTTCTTCGGTACTACGATTTGTTACGCTCACTTGCAGGCTTCGGGGTTTATTAATGATCATTTGACGGACTGCATCTGCCGAAAAAGATAG
- a CDS encoding ATP-binding protein, with amino-acid sequence MNILYIVLASLFLFFILGHVTRCKRARNKVIHIVDDNCARCRCCLKKCHRGVLEMVADGEGGHITVKSPERCTACGDCVAACKFNALELTDRKR; translated from the coding sequence ATGAATATATTATATATTGTTTTGGCAAGCCTGTTCTTGTTTTTTATACTCGGTCATGTCACTAGATGTAAGCGTGCAAGGAATAAAGTTATTCATATCGTTGATGATAATTGCGCCCGATGTAGATGTTGTCTAAAGAAATGTCATCGCGGAGTATTGGAAATGGTGGCCGATGGTGAAGGTGGACATATAACAGTAAAATCTCCCGAAAGATGTACTGCTTGTGGAGATTGTGTCGCAGCATGCAAATTCAATGCTTTGGAATTAACCGATCGGAAACGATAG
- a CDS encoding helix-turn-helix domain-containing protein: MNKTKPQVIPFHRMDVHIPLGIQFDYYETDSECTGNTKPEKYMAHRDDYYLFLFMDTEKTVFTIDFETIQVQGKQLFYVRPDQVHFTPVMRKMKGWFLAIDPVLVDNNCKNLFEKQFATQKPMPSDADVSLKLTQTACLLQVALQGSPTAFGKGVILNLANAFIGIIAEQYSGRQIESHLSQSRSLVMAHQFKALLSDKFRTMKSPCQYADKLNYSLSYLNESVKSVTGFPISYWIHQQIILEAKRLLYYTDMSVREIAFFLGYEDHTYFSRLFSKVAGMSPGAFRQKFHE, encoded by the coding sequence ATGAATAAAACGAAACCACAAGTTATCCCTTTTCACCGAATGGATGTTCACATACCGCTCGGCATCCAATTCGACTATTATGAAACTGATAGCGAGTGTACTGGTAATACAAAACCGGAGAAATACATGGCTCATCGCGATGACTATTATTTATTCCTGTTCATGGATACAGAGAAAACGGTTTTTACAATTGATTTTGAGACGATACAGGTGCAAGGAAAACAATTGTTTTATGTGCGCCCCGATCAGGTGCATTTTACGCCTGTGATGCGAAAGATGAAAGGTTGGTTCTTAGCCATTGATCCGGTATTGGTCGATAACAACTGCAAAAACCTGTTCGAGAAGCAATTTGCAACACAAAAACCAATGCCTTCGGACGCAGATGTTTCATTAAAGCTCACGCAAACAGCTTGCTTGCTACAAGTCGCCCTACAAGGAAGCCCTACGGCTTTCGGCAAGGGAGTGATACTCAATTTGGCAAATGCATTCATCGGGATTATAGCTGAGCAATATTCAGGACGGCAAATCGAATCACATCTTTCCCAATCCCGGTCATTAGTAATGGCTCATCAGTTTAAGGCGTTACTATCCGATAAATTCAGGACGATGAAAAGTCCATGCCAATATGCTGACAAACTGAACTACTCGCTTTCATATCTGAATGAATCGGTAAAGAGCGTCACCGGTTTCCCGATAAGTTATTGGATACATCAACAGATAATTCTGGAAGCGAAACGCTTGCTCTATTACACTGATATGAGTGTCAGAGAGATCGCCTTCTTTCTGGGATATGAAGATCATACTTATTTCTCGCGTCTGTTTTCTAAAGTTGCTGGAATGTCTCCCGGTGCATTCCGGCAGAAATTCCATGAATAG
- a CDS encoding heavy metal-binding domain-containing protein translates to MLVTTTPIIEGKRIIHYYGIVSGETIIGANVFRDLFASIRDIVGGRAGSYEEVLRQAKDTAIKEMEDHAARLGANAVIGVDLDYETVGSSGSMLMVTATGTAVKME, encoded by the coding sequence ATGTTAGTAACCACCACTCCCATTATTGAAGGGAAACGAATAATTCACTATTACGGAATAGTTTCGGGCGAGACAATTATCGGTGCCAACGTGTTTCGTGATCTGTTTGCCAGCATCCGTGATATTGTAGGCGGACGCGCTGGTTCTTATGAAGAGGTGTTGCGTCAGGCCAAAGATACCGCCATTAAAGAAATGGAAGACCATGCTGCACGATTGGGTGCAAATGCGGTGATAGGCGTTGACCTTGATTATGAAACTGTAGGAAGCAGCGGCAGTATGCTGATGGTGACAGCTACGGGAACAGCGGTAAAGATGGAATAA